ttatgacagaGAGTGTAAGTATCTCAACAAGTTGTGCATTCGACCAAAATAGGGTATTTGCAGTTGACGACTTAGATTGTAACCCCAGTTAGCACACCTGTATGGACTGATTTGAACGTACAGAATACACTAGGAAAATGTTACACAGAATACTTGTATTAGTGAGAAATACAAGGAAAGTTAACATACCTTCTGAAGCCGAGAGCGTTCCTGTCTCCAATAAATCTTACGCCCGTGATACCAGCTGTCTTAGTGAATGCGAACATCATCCCCTTCCATGATGGATTTCTGTCTTCACTAATTTCAACATTCTGTGCTTCCTTATAATTTTGTAACGGCCGATCACATCTCTCACCCGATAATCCGTTATCGAATTCTGAAGTGATGGTAAATGGAACAACTTTCGTTTTAAAATCGCAGGTACTCATTCTGACGACGAACGTTCAACTATTCTTGCACATCAACCAATCTTAGATAATAAATAAGGCGAAATGACATCATATCACTAAGAATGGAAGATAGACCATGTGACGTAGTTATCACCACGGTAACCATTAAAAATGTGCATGACACGCACAGCAGAATGGTAAGTAACTTTAAGGTAACAAAACATAAATTGTGTTTAGAGGGTCATGACCTCAATCTGTTGATTAAACAAACCTCTGCAAAGAGGGCGGcttttatatatttgattatcatCGAATCCTACTGCAATATTGGTATTCTCCTGAGGCAGCATTGCTTTGCATTTTACAGTTATACtatgaataatttatatttaagtTTACCAATTTCTCACTTGAGTGGTTATTGTGTTGACAAAATTTCCCTCGAATAAATACGTGACAAGGTGGCACGGTAATCATTGAATTGTGTCTGTCCCAGGCGATTCGCTAATTCTCCATTTATGTCTACTCTAAATTTGCTACGAAAATGACGTTAAGTTATAAACATATTTGATCTCCTGAGCTTTTCAGTGTATACAGTAGTACCAATTCCAATAAAAGGAACTTATCTCGAAGATCACTTTTCTCTCTTATTCTTTGCATTTCTTGTCACACAATAAACCATTGCAGTTGTTCCAATTCGGAAATAGTTAAAACTGCGGACATATCCTGCGCATTGCTAGAGTATTTCGCATAAGTTCGTACATGGATTGACATATTTTGAAAGTCAGTATATGGTAACATGAATATATTGTGAAATGAACAAACTTCACATCACATGGCGATGGTTTAGAATTTATTAACTTATTCAGATGATGGCCGTTATCTATTATGACTTGTAATTGGGAATTGAAAGTGTCACTCTGCTAGAGGCACTGCGGGGGTTGCGAAAATTTTAATATAAGCAAGTAATAATTATAACGGTATCGGATGTTTCCAACTATTATAACGATGTTTCAACGTTTGCAGTGTGGGATGTGgctgtggtgtggtgtggaacctgtggcagcggtgggatgccaaaatcacaaaataatgcaaagctAGATAATACATTGAGTCAGAGATGACCCTCCCCTTATTCTAAGACGTAGAAAGACTAATTTCATCCTACGATGAACACTTTCTGCACAGCATAACCACCTTATGATCCTCCCATCACGTGGTTATACACTCTTTGTTATGAGGGTTGGACGAAAGTGGAGATCTGCTATTCTTAACTGTGGCGTATTCTGAGTCGCTGTTTACTTTGTAAACAATGCCACAATGAGTATGTATGAGCTGAAAACAATGGACATTCCCTTGCCTGATCATCCCAGATTGGAGAGCGAACTGTCGAACGAGAGAACGGATAATTTTCAACTAAACCACGAAGAGCCCCATAGCAATGAGAATGACGAAAGAAAGAAGATGTCCGTGAAGGGAATTCTGTTGTCATTTACGCAGGAAGCTGGCGTGACAGGCATCAGGTTTATCGGGAATAAGACATTTGGCTGTTTTAGAAGGTAACGTATTCTTTATAACATCTTTAAATCCTTCGGAAACTCACATACATCAGACCAACATTCAACCGCATTCATCATGTCAGTGTATCCATAAAGAGTTATATCTGGAGACGCTCTTGACTTCCCATTCTGTCGAGTATTCTATTTCGCACATGCGCACTCGATTCGTATATTAGCTACCTTGAATCATCTCTCCATTTTCTGTGACAGGAAAACAGTTTTAATAATTCTTTCCAATATAAACTATGTTAGTCTACTTCCGGCAGTACATAACCAGACAAAGGAATATGGTATCTGTTTTTACGTGACAGTATCATATCACGTGTTTTTTAATAGTAACAAGTTAACAACACTAGGCATGAAAATGTACGGGTTGGTCATTATACATTAGCTTAACGTGTTCACCTACTTCAATGACCCTTATTGAAAATAGATTTAAATTCTACTTTTATATAGAAGTATACCATGTATTGAAAACATGAAACATTCTAGCGTCAAATAGAATTACTTAATTGACTGTTTTATGACGTATATGCGTAGATAAAGGCGGAAAGGCAAAGGGGTAGGGAAGGTAGAGCAAATATTTCCTGCTTAGTCCAATGACATGATTGTCTTCCAGGTGTTTCTGGTCAATAATTGTACTGCTTGCACTGTCTGGACTTCTGTATCAGGTTTCTACATTGGCATCATCGTTCATTGGTCGTCCTGTAAATGTCAACATACGATACGCAGCTCCGACGGTGAAACCAGATTTTCCCGCCGTTACGATTTGCAATAACAACCTTTTCAGGCAAGTTATCAATTCAGATATTCTAGTTTATAATTTTTAAACGTGTTTGTTTTGTgctttatgcaaataaaattaaagaaattgctattataaaacatttcaaatcaactgAAATAAATTAGGTCATTACAGCAATGATGACTGGAACTGTTCTAATTCCCAGTCCATTACTTTATACGATATCTTGTAGCTTGTTTGACATTTCTATTGACGTGCATGATGGTGTCGGGTATAGTGTTTAATAAACTAGGTCGCTGTCATAAAATTAATGAACACCTGTACAAAACGGCATCCTCTATAGACACCAATCAATACACGCAATCAAcgtattattaaattattactTATCGGAATTAATGTTCATTTGTCCAAATATCACTGTCAGAATCGTTCAATTTTACAATCGAAAGAACAAAGAATATTATTTTCTAAGACGTTATTCATTATTgcatttattattacattaataCATTACAcggtaattttttttcaaattaatgtCAATTTCTCGTATTTGTACACGTTGGCTTGTGTAAAGAGATTGACTTTTTTCCAATTTTGAAAGTAATACATTCGAGTGATACAATTTAAACGATTTTTGTGAAGCAAATAGTGATACCTGtagatgaaataaatttcatgtgCGATGATAATTACAGGCAACCAATTCGTGAATTCCCCTCCTCCTGCCCATTTCACCAATGACCTGGAATTTGCAGTAAGAGTAACCCAAGCATATACTAAACCTGTACGGTTTCCCAAAGTTGAATATTCCTTGATAATGAATATTACCATGTACCATTTACTTTAATATAATTAATGCTGACTAAAACCCACTTCCCTTCATGAAGGTATAACAGTCTAGTGTCATATCTTGGAGGAGCGTCTAACGTTTACTACCTCATTCCATATCTGTATATGATATTTCCTGTGGATGGAGAATCCTTTTTCAATGAAGACTACTATAAAATAGATGAGGAAGACGACCTTTACGGTGGACATGATCTCTTGAGTTTTATGGATGGAAGTGCTCATCCTGTTGGTGACATGATTAGAAGGCCAGTAGTCTTGTAACATTTATGAAGATTAGCTTTACAATAAGAGCAACAAAATGGCTACGCTAGATGTAAAACAGTGCCGTCATTTTTTCacttaatttttattttcactttactAGCCTATTTCATTGCGACCcacacaatatatatgtatgtatgtatgtatgtatgtatgtatgtatgtatgtatgtatgtatgtatgtatgtatttagttaTTAGATAGGTAgtgaggtatgtatgtatgtatgtatgtatgtatgtatgtatgtatgtatgtatgtatgtaacgtTCACTTGATTCACTACTTGAgactattttatttttgccagtTTACAAAAACACGTATTGCTCTATAGTGTTAGGAGGCTTAAGTGATTTATGAATGCGATATCAAAAATGTAAACAGTCCATGAATTTGATTCTTGTGGTTTTCCTATCATCTTATAGCTGCACTTTCGGTGGTGTACCTTGTGGTCCTAAGAACTTTACAAAAACTGTGACaaactatggaatttgttatACATTCAATTCAGCAACCAAGGCACAAGTTTTGAAAGTTAGAAATGCTGGTAAGTTAACTTAATGATAAGCACTTTACTGAACAatttaatatttgcatatgacaAAGATTATGAAGGGGGATAACAATCCATGGAAATTACATTATGCTGgacatgtatataaatgaatTGGGCATTAAATCTAAGACTTGCAACTACTATCATGGAAAATCAAAATTTGGTTTTATACAACTAAATTATCATGAAAACACTTGAAATAACTTCTTATGTTTTTATGTATAGGGCAAGGATACGGGttaaaattacatttatttgCCAATGAGAAGGAATATGTTGGACCTCGAACAGAAGTCGGTTTCCGTTTACTGGTGCATGGACATGATGAGGTACCAGATGTTGCAGGCCAAGGTTTGTCAATTTCACCAGGAACTGCAACTTCAATTGGTCTGACTAAAACCTCGGTGAGGACCTTTCGGCATGAGAAACATTTCAGCACAATTTTATACCGATTTGCCTTCTTACAAAAGCTGTATAGCTAGGATATCAAAAAACGTATCATAGATAGAAACAGCGTTCCGACGAACTGGCCATAAGGATGAGAGGTTTAATATATTTTGGGAAAGTCCAAGTATGTAAATGGCAAAACACAATTTTAAAACAGTAAAACTAATACAAAAGTgcgttattgtacgtacaggtAGTGGTTTGTAAACAAACCTTTTAAATTTGTTTAGCTTACTCTACGATTACTGAGTTACACTATACACAATATAGGAGAAGTAAAATGAATGTATCTTTACGGACTGCTACATGGTTGGTTTATTAGTGAATATCTACTTTTGTTGATATTCTTGAGAttaatatgtttgtatgttttaaagTACAGATCTCGAACTTAGGTTCCCCATACAGTGAGTGCGTGACAGATATTGAACacaacttgaaatattttgacgGTTCATATTCATTATCCAAATGTTGGACTGAGTGTGAGACAGATTATGCAATCAGTCAATGTCGCTGTAGATATTACTACATGCCAGGTAAGCGTCAACTCGCTGGCATCAGtgcggccatatttgatttctgattggttggttggttggttgcgaCAACTTGTAAACAAGAATGATGTACATGTGGCCTGCATCCATGTCTGACCTACTACATAGTGTAAACATACGCGGCACTTCTTTTTTACTCAAATTTGGGCTTTACCTTTATCAGAGCTGGTAGGTGAACTATAACCATAGTATGAAATCAatgattttcttttcaaatggaTTATTAACATGTAGATTTTCCGATGACTGTCACAGTAAAATGTGCATGGTCGATAGCAGTGAcaaaaaatccaatatggccgcaaCTGATAGTAGTGCTTGAAACATTCGAACGGAAGCCGTATAGCTGGTGTAGGGATATAACTTTCGGTAAAGTTTAGTAGGAGATTTGGTCACCTATGACATATACCCATCTATGATATCCATAGAAGGGGTTTGAGTAGTGTAATAGGCATTGCGAAAAGGAAATGTtcatatatgatttacatacCATACAGTGAAAACATAACACAATCATCTTACTTCCTGTCAAGTTCATTATCGAAGACTGTACTTGATTCTGTCTTTTTTCGACTTTACTGTCAATTTTCAGGTAACGCATCTTTCTGCTCGCCACATGAATTGAGGTCCTGCTACTTTGACGCTATGGGTAAGTCATTGTATGTTGTGAATCATAACAGTTTTTTTGTTAATAGACAGGTTCCACGCCTCAGACGTTAGAAAAATTATGGTCATTATTACGTATACGCTTTCATTGCCTTGCTTTGTGTTCTAATATTTATGTCACTATGGGAAATAGAAATATTTAGGACAATAAATGAGATTCTATAATATTGAATACCACTGTTCACTCATACTAGTGTATCACAAAGTGTTGATGtgtcaaattttacatttcttttaATCTTGAACAAGTCATCAGATGTATCCAATTttacaaaaacattatttttgtttctctCTTCCACAGATAATCTGGCGACTCACGATAATGCATGCCTTAATAGCTGCAAGGAACCCTGTCAACAGACCACGTACAAGCCTGAATTGTCCTATAGTGCTTACCCGTCCCGAATATATAGTACtacgttgttgttttttagCCGCTGGCCATGTGACGAAGCTCTTGCATTTCACCTTATGTTAGTATACTTCTTGCAATGGTTATTTGAAAGGACTGTTGGCATCAGTGTCGTGTGTTTCGATTGATAAAACGTTCGCCACGAATTTTAAAAGGGGACACCGAGGGCGTGTTTTATTCACAAATTCATTTTATCTATGTAAGTTTTAACTGTTTGGTCTATATCTCAAACAGGATGTCGTGGCTTATGGGTATCATTCAGTTTATGCAATGTCAAAGGTTTATGGCAAAGGTAACATATTTAGTATAACATATCGAATATAGTAGCTTTCTCTGTCTCGTCTACATTACAGATATCGGTTAGAAGGCATGTCAACAGATGATTTCTGGAGAGAAATAATAATGCCACCACTGACAGAAAATATGTACTTTATTGAATATGATGGGAAGAACATCACAACCTTTCTACCTGACAACCTATTCCATGAGAATGTAACTGAAGCACTGTATAAGCAAGTATACAAAGATGTTAGCAATGTACTTTTGTATAATATCTTTATAAATATCTTCAACCATGATTCTGATGATGTTGGGTCCGACTTCTACAATCAACAGCATTCCCAGGCATTGGCTTCGAAAATGAATTTTGATAAAAGTCCCTGGGATTCGTTAAATGTTACGATAAACAAATATCTCAATCATGCAAAAGAAACTTCTGAAGGTATTGCGTATCCCATCGTTTATCTATTCAATGGATACTATTTACCCCTCTTTGACGTGGTATTCCCGATCATTTATTCAACACTACGTGATCTAAGGCTAGACATGTCGATTAAAGTGTTCCAAGATGAGGACAGTTCAGCTATTTGTCAGTCATACATGAAGTGAGTATGCTGGTTACTTATTTCATTATATGTAGCAGTGTATGATACCCATTTGTGTTAACGCATACAGGTTTGGTTTGGTTATAAATTTTGACTTTCCAATCTCTATGTTTGACCACACTAAAATTGATAAATAACTATAAGATCGCTGTCATTAAACCATGTATGATATGCTCTTTTATTaagatgacaatttttttatttcaagtcGGAGATAAATCTGGAATTTTTTTACTATTTCGTTCAGAGAGCTGACATTTTTTATCCCGATCTCTTTCTCGGTTACCATGTTGGATAGGGTGCACCGGAAGGATATCCAGCTTTCAAAACGGTCTTGTTACATTGATAAACTTAGTCTATGTGAACCAAACCTTATATATTCTGAATCCGTAACCCAACAGTCCCATCCCCATGCTCACACTTTGATGAATTATGTATGTCTTTTGTAGGGATAACCTAGCGAAGGTCACAATATACTTTGAAGATTTAAAAGTGGAAAGTATAGAACAACAGCCCGGATATCATTCTTTCAATCTTGTCTGTAAGTAGACTTGTTGGTTATTATAAAGCAGATGATGAATGGTGTGTTTGATAAGATTCAGTACTTTGTAGTCCCGCTGGGAAGTGGGCAATCCaatattcataatatcaaatCATTGCTACTTGTTATTCGAATATACAATTCATGAAGGTTTATGATTTTAACAAATGATTGAACTATGTAAATAGCATGGAGCAGAAATTCCTATGATGTAGACGGTgccattttttattttcaatatatatggTTTGCATCGTACAACCTCAAAGTGAAATTAACAATTCATAT
This portion of the Glandiceps talaboti chromosome 7, keGlaTala1.1, whole genome shotgun sequence genome encodes:
- the LOC144437473 gene encoding uncharacterized protein LOC144437473, which produces MSMYELKTMDIPLPDHPRLESELSNERTDNFQLNHEEPHSNENDERKKMSVKGILLSFTQEAGVTGIRFIGNKTFGCFRRCFWSIIVLLALSGLLYQVSTLASSFIGRPVNVNIRYAAPTVKPDFPAVTICNNNLFRYNSLVSYLGGASNVYYLIPYLYMIFPVDGESFFNEDYYKIDEEDDLYGGHDLLSFMDGSAHPVGDMIRRPVVL
- the LOC144437474 gene encoding uncharacterized protein LOC144437474; protein product: MSTDDFWREIIMPPLTENMYFIEYDGKNITTFLPDNLFHENVTEALYKQVYKDVSNVLLYNIFINIFNHDSDDVGSDFYNQQHSQALASKMNFDKSPWDSLNVTINKYLNHAKETSEGIAYPIVYLFNGYYLPLFDVVFPIIYSTLRDLRLDMSIKVFQDEDSSAICQSYMKDNLAKVTIYFEDLKVESIEQQPGYHSFNLVCDIGGSLGLFFGASMVTFLEILDFFIVQFWRMKIKNKVTTE